The Microbacterium sulfonylureivorans region GGGATTGCCGGTGCCGACGTCACGCAGCACGCTGTCTGCGGCGAAGCCCTCCTGCGCGACGGGGGAGCGATCCGCGACATGGGTGCCGCCACGACCGCGGGTCACGACCACGCCGGCCTGCGTGAGCTGTCGGTAGGCGGCGACCGCGGTGTTCCGATTCACTCCGAGCGACTCGGCGAGGACGCGCACCGGGGGCAGGGCGTCTCCCGGACGAAGCGTCCCGCGCTCGAGCAGCGCCCGCAGACTGTCGGCGATCTCCGACGCGGAGCTGCCGCTGATCTCGAGGTCCATGTCACCGTCCTTCGCTGTCCCGAGTGTAGGGCGCGGTACATGCTATCTTTTGGCCTAGGTCAATACCCGACCTGTATTCTTCGTCGCGCTCCGCTGCGCGACCCGTCGAAGGGAACCCTCGTGAGCACAGTCGACACCGGCACCGGCCGGGTCAAGCGCGGCCTCGCCGAGATGCTCAAGGGCGGCGTCATCATGGACGTCGTCACGGTAGAGCAGGCGAAGATCGCGGAGGATGCCGGCGCCGTCGCCGTCATGGCGCTCGAGCGCGTCCCCGCCGACATTCGCGCCCAAGGCGGCGTGTCGCGGATGAGCGACCCCGACATGATCGACGGCATCATCGAGGCCGTCTCGATCCCGGTGATGGCGAAGGCCCGCATCGGTCACTTCGTCGAGGCCCAGGTGCTGCAGGAGCTCGGCGTCGACTACATCGACGAGTCCGAGGTGCTCTCGCCGGCGGACTACGTCAACCACATCGACAAGTGGGGCTTCACGGTTCCCTTCGTCTGCGGTGCGACCAACCTCGGCGAGGCCCTCCGCCGCATCAACGAGGGCGCGGCGATGATCCGGTCCAAGGGCGAGGCAGGCACCGGCGACGTCTCCGAGGCGACCAAGCACATCCGCAAGATCACCAGCGAGATCAACGTCCTCACGTCGATGACGAAGGACGAGCTCTACGTGGCCGCCAAGGAGCTCCAGGCGCCGTACGACCTCGTGGCCGAGATCGCCGAGACGGGCCAGCTCCCGGTCGTGCTCTTCGTGGCCGGCGGGGTCGCGACGCCCGCCGACGCCGCGATGATGATGCAGATGGGCGCCGACGGCGTCTTCGTCGGCTCGGGCATCTTCAAGTCGGGCAACCCCGCGCAGCGCGCGGCGGCGATCGTCAAGGCGACGACGTTCTACGACGACGCCAAGGTCATCGCCGACGTGTCGCGCGGCCTCGGCGAGGCCATGGTCGGCATCAACGTCTCCGACCTCCCCGCGCCGCATCGCCTGTCCGAGCGCGGCTGGTGACCGGCGCCGCCGCATGACGACATCCCGTCCCCGCGTCGGCGTCCTCGCTCTCCAGGGCGACGTGCGCGAGCACGCGCGCGTCCTGACCGAGCTGGGCGCCGACGTGGAACTGGTCCGCCGCCCCGCCGAGCTCGCGTCCGTCGACGGTCTCGTCATCCCCGGCGGCGAGTCCAGCGTGATCGACAAGCTCTCGCGCGCCTTCGGGATGCGCGAGCCCGTCCGCGACGCGATCGCCGCCGGGATGCCGGTCTACGGCACCTGTGCGGGCATGATCCTGCTCGCCGACCGCATCATCGATGGGATCGAGGGCCAGCAGACCTTCGGCGGACTCGACGTGACCGTCCGACGCAACGCGTTCGGCAGTCAGGTCGACTCGTTCGAGACCGATCTGGACGTGCCGGTCCTCGGTGGCGACAGCGTGCACGCCGTCTTCATCCGTGCGCCGCTCGTCGAGCAGGCGGGCGATGAGGTCGAGCGCCTCGCCCAGCTCGACGACGGAAGGATCGTCGCCGTGCGGCAGGGGGCGCTGCTGGCGACCGCATTCCACCCCGAGGTCACGGGCGAGCATCGATTCCACCGCCTGTTCCTCGATACCGTGCGTTCGATCTGACGTCCGGTCTCGCGCACCGGTTAGATTCTGTGGCATGACGATCAACGACTGGTGGCGCGAGCATCCCGAGGAGCGCTACTGGATGATCGCGCCGTCGAAGGGGATCGTCGCGGACGCGCTCTCCGCCCCGAAGTCGTCGGACGATCGCCGGTTCGAGTGGTCCCACGAGCTCGTCGGCTTCACCGAACCGGGTGACACGCTGTTCGTGTGGGATCGCACGCTCTCCGTGCCGGGAATCGCCGCCTGGGGGCGCGTCCTCGGTCCGCTCGGTGAGGAGACGCGCACACGGCGCGGCGACGAGCTCCCTCACTGGCGCATGCCCGTCAGCGACACCCTTCGACTCGCGAGCCCGATCACGCTCACGGCCCTCCGTCGCATCGGCGGCGAGATCGTCGCCGTGCGCAACGAGATCGAGGCCCTCACGGATGGCCCCGTGTACTTCCCGTTCATCGGCTCGCCCGAGACGCTCGCCCCGGCGCCGGCGTACCTCACGAAGGTCCCGCGCGATCTCGTGGCACTGCTGTCTTCGCGGTTCGGCTTCGAGTTCGCGCTCTGAGCATGACCGCCTGGATCGCACTCCTGCGCGGGGTGAACGTCGGCGGGATCACGATCCGCAATGCCGACCTCGCCGCCGTCTTCGTCGATCTGGGCTTCGCCGAGGTGCGCACCGTGCTGGCCAGCGGCAATGTGGCGTTCGACACGGATGCCGCGGCATCCGCTCGAGCGCAGCTCAAGACCTCGATCGAGAAGGCGCTGCGGAGCCGATTCGGCTACGACGCGTGGATCGTGCTCGTGACGGCGAGCGAGCTCCTAGCCGCGGCCGACGGCTTCCCGTTCGACGAGAGCGACGCGTCGCGCCAGCCGTGGGTCGTCTTCTGCGTCGACGACGAGACCCGCGATGAACTCGTGACCGCGGCCAGGACGATGGATGCCTCCGCCGACCCCATCGCGGCGGGGCCGGGCGTCGTCTACTGGAATCCCGTCAAGGGCACGACCGTCGACACCCCGTTCGGGAAGCTTCTCGGCAGGGCGGCGTACAAGCCGCGCACGACGAACCGCAACCTGCGCACACTGCGGAAGGTGATCGGCTGACCCTCTCGATCTCGACGCCGTGTCACGCGGGCGGGGCAGGTTTAGAATGGTCAGCCGGTGGTCACACCCCGACGCGCTCCACCGCCGTCGGGCGGGCGACCCGCCGACGAGCTGATCAGGAGAAGTATGTCCGGGCATTCCAAGTGGGCCACCACGAAGCACAAGAAGGCCATCATCGATTCGCGCCGCGCGAAGTCGTTCGCGAAGCTGATCAAGAACATCGAGGTGGCCGCGAAGATCGGCGGCGCCGACCTCGCCGGCAATCCGACTCTGTACGACGCCGTGCAGAAGGCGAAGAAGACGTCAGTCCCCAACGACAACATCGACCGCGCGATCAAGCGCGGCGCGGGCATCGGCGGCGAAGCGGTCGAGTACACCTCGATCATGTACGAGGGCTACGGCCCGAACGGCGTCGCGCTCATGATCGAGTGCCTCACCGACAACAAGAACCGCGCCGCTGCGGAAGTGCGCACCGCACTGAGCCGCAACGGGGGCAGCCTCGCCGACCCCGGCAGCGTGGCCTACAACTTCACGCGCAAGGGCGTCATCGTCGTCTCGGGCGAGGGCACGACCGAGGACGACGTCATGATGGCCGTGCTCGAGGCGGGCGCCGAGGAGGTCGAGCCGCACGCCGAGGGCTTCGAGGTCATCACCGAGGCGCACGACCTGGTGACCGTCCGCACCGCGCTCCAGGACGCCGGAATCGACTACGAGTCGGCCGACGTGGAGTTCGTGCCGAACCTCAAGGTCGAGATCGACGCCGACACCGCTCGCAAGATCTTCCGTCTCATCGACGCGCTCGAAGACAGCGACGACGTGCAGAACGTCTTCAGCAACTTCGACCTCAGCGCCGACGTCCAGGCCGAGCTCGAGAGCGACGAGTAGCCCCCGCCGCCGACACGGGCGCGCCTGGGACGGGCGGATGGTCCGCTCGCCTAGCGTGGGGGTGTGGCATCCCGTTCCGCGCGCGGCGCGCTCCGAGTCCTGGGCATCGACCCGGGTCTGACGCGATGCGGCGTGGGCGTGGTGGATGTCGCGTCCGACCGGTCTGCGCGGCTCGTGCACGTCGGTGTGGTCCGG contains the following coding sequences:
- the pdxS gene encoding pyridoxal 5'-phosphate synthase lyase subunit PdxS, with amino-acid sequence MSTVDTGTGRVKRGLAEMLKGGVIMDVVTVEQAKIAEDAGAVAVMALERVPADIRAQGGVSRMSDPDMIDGIIEAVSIPVMAKARIGHFVEAQVLQELGVDYIDESEVLSPADYVNHIDKWGFTVPFVCGATNLGEALRRINEGAAMIRSKGEAGTGDVSEATKHIRKITSEINVLTSMTKDELYVAAKELQAPYDLVAEIAETGQLPVVLFVAGGVATPADAAMMMQMGADGVFVGSGIFKSGNPAQRAAAIVKATTFYDDAKVIADVSRGLGEAMVGINVSDLPAPHRLSERGW
- a CDS encoding DUF1697 domain-containing protein codes for the protein MTAWIALLRGVNVGGITIRNADLAAVFVDLGFAEVRTVLASGNVAFDTDAAASARAQLKTSIEKALRSRFGYDAWIVLVTASELLAAADGFPFDESDASRQPWVVFCVDDETRDELVTAARTMDASADPIAAGPGVVYWNPVKGTTVDTPFGKLLGRAAYKPRTTNRNLRTLRKVIG
- the pdxT gene encoding pyridoxal 5'-phosphate synthase glutaminase subunit PdxT, yielding MTTSRPRVGVLALQGDVREHARVLTELGADVELVRRPAELASVDGLVIPGGESSVIDKLSRAFGMREPVRDAIAAGMPVYGTCAGMILLADRIIDGIEGQQTFGGLDVTVRRNAFGSQVDSFETDLDVPVLGGDSVHAVFIRAPLVEQAGDEVERLAQLDDGRIVAVRQGALLATAFHPEVTGEHRFHRLFLDTVRSI
- a CDS encoding YebC/PmpR family DNA-binding transcriptional regulator, producing the protein MSGHSKWATTKHKKAIIDSRRAKSFAKLIKNIEVAAKIGGADLAGNPTLYDAVQKAKKTSVPNDNIDRAIKRGAGIGGEAVEYTSIMYEGYGPNGVALMIECLTDNKNRAAAEVRTALSRNGGSLADPGSVAYNFTRKGVIVVSGEGTTEDDVMMAVLEAGAEEVEPHAEGFEVITEAHDLVTVRTALQDAGIDYESADVEFVPNLKVEIDADTARKIFRLIDALEDSDDVQNVFSNFDLSADVQAELESDE